From Actinoplanes oblitus, a single genomic window includes:
- a CDS encoding acyltransferase family protein — MSSVIIKPRLAWLDALRGFAALVVVLFHLSPIAIGAENHAVMGRYFDMGKYGVLLFFLVSGYVIPMSLERHGSPRKFWIGRLFRIYPAYLISVALFVALIAAGVFTFPRSLARESTAGLLGHATMLQEFVGARSLVRPFWTLSFEMTFYLIVAGLFVWGLHRFSAWWAAGLILVAAVGGTGLPKNLLGATVGDRRYLAVLLALLVGVSLLAYVSGRRWLVLPAGLLGLCFVALPLLNGHSTKYGIANSSWQATFMLAVMFAGTVIYRAQHGQLSRWAAVPVLALVAAGVALTTWLSVGGRYELIKWCATTAAVVITFAIGFALRERRVPAVLVWLGAVSYSLYLLHSVILHGLQHVAPESALDNLLGRAAFSVAFGILTLGGAWLSYRYVEQPGQNLGRRVQQWVDARLGPDAWRRPVTVPAPARPVEAGEAAVASSPM; from the coding sequence ATGAGTTCAGTGATCATCAAGCCGCGCCTCGCTTGGCTGGACGCGCTCCGGGGTTTCGCCGCACTGGTGGTCGTGCTGTTCCACCTCAGCCCCATCGCGATCGGCGCCGAGAACCACGCCGTCATGGGCCGCTACTTCGACATGGGCAAGTACGGCGTCCTGCTGTTCTTCCTGGTCAGCGGCTACGTCATCCCGATGTCCCTGGAACGGCACGGCTCCCCGCGCAAGTTCTGGATCGGCCGGCTCTTCCGGATCTACCCGGCGTACCTGATCAGCGTCGCGCTGTTCGTGGCGCTCATCGCGGCCGGTGTCTTCACCTTCCCGCGCTCGCTGGCCAGGGAGTCGACGGCCGGGCTGCTCGGGCACGCCACGATGCTGCAGGAGTTCGTCGGCGCGCGCAGCCTGGTCCGCCCGTTCTGGACGCTGTCCTTCGAGATGACGTTCTACCTGATCGTGGCCGGCCTGTTCGTCTGGGGCCTGCACCGGTTCAGCGCGTGGTGGGCGGCCGGCCTGATCCTCGTCGCGGCGGTGGGCGGCACCGGGCTGCCCAAGAACCTGCTCGGGGCGACGGTGGGCGACCGGCGGTACCTGGCCGTGCTGCTGGCGCTGCTGGTCGGGGTGAGCCTGCTGGCGTACGTGTCCGGCCGCCGATGGCTGGTGCTGCCCGCCGGGCTGCTCGGGCTCTGCTTCGTGGCGCTGCCGCTGCTCAACGGCCACAGCACGAAGTACGGCATCGCCAACTCGTCCTGGCAGGCCACGTTCATGCTGGCGGTGATGTTCGCCGGGACGGTCATCTACCGGGCGCAGCACGGGCAGCTGAGCCGGTGGGCCGCGGTCCCGGTGCTGGCCCTGGTCGCCGCCGGGGTCGCGCTGACCACCTGGCTGTCGGTCGGCGGCAGATACGAGCTGATCAAGTGGTGCGCCACCACCGCGGCGGTCGTGATCACCTTCGCGATCGGATTCGCCCTGCGCGAGCGGCGCGTGCCGGCGGTGCTGGTCTGGCTCGGCGCCGTCAGCTACTCGCTGTACCTGCTGCACAGCGTCATCCTGCACGGCCTGCAGCACGTCGCGCCGGAGAGCGCCCTGGACAACCTGCTGGGCCGGGCCGCCTTCTCGGTGGCCTTCGGGATCCTCACGCTCGGCGGGGCCTGGCTGTCCTACCGGTACGTCGAGCAGCCCGGGCAGAACCTGGGCCGCCGGGTGCAGCAGTGGGTGGACGCCAGGCTCGGCCCGGACGCCTGGCGCCGGCCGGTGACGGTGCCGGCACCCGCCCGGCCGGTGGAGGCCGGCGAGGCGGCGGTGGCGAGTTCCCCGATGTGA